Proteins co-encoded in one Natronorubrum daqingense genomic window:
- a CDS encoding acyl-CoA synthetase — MIDDSDIEPRVDAYRFYREEWDDYEELYESFEWEIPETFNMATSLCERWATGEARPALFDASSADSRTRYSFDQLEADANQLAQAFADRGIERGDRIAVSGAQRVETLVTHIAAWKLGAVSVPLSVLLGPDALSFRLEDSETVAFVAHDDSLEALRTVAPDIGALETTLVVGDESPTDEETAFWDALEGQPSTFETVSTPADDPAMMLYTSGTTGNPKGVVHPHRSMLGALPAVLLGQYNLQVREDDVNRTVVEWSWIGSLYLSLYPALYFGTPTVIDAGGEFDPAREFELIDRFDVTTTGGPATALRLLIQSDSADRFDLSSVRVIVQGGEALDRDTATRLTDVFENAVVHEVYGQTEALQFVADCTALGVDHEFGKMGKVAPGHTVRIQDPETGEPVARGEVGEIALEYDGNPMCFDGYWKRPDATAEKVQDGWLRTEDLGVLSEDGYLSFRSRTDDVIISSGYKIGPTEIEECLAEHDAVASSGVIGVPHETRGEIPKAFVVLTDDADASDSMRETLQDHVRSRLAKYQYPREIEFADELPKTSTGKVRRLDLRKRDGLASS; from the coding sequence ATGATAGACGATAGTGATATCGAGCCACGCGTGGATGCCTACCGGTTCTATCGCGAAGAGTGGGACGACTACGAGGAACTGTACGAGTCCTTCGAGTGGGAGATTCCCGAGACGTTCAACATGGCGACGTCCCTCTGTGAACGGTGGGCGACCGGCGAGGCCCGTCCCGCGCTGTTCGACGCCTCGAGCGCCGACTCGAGAACTCGATACAGTTTCGACCAGCTCGAGGCGGACGCGAACCAGCTTGCACAGGCGTTCGCCGATCGCGGGATCGAACGCGGGGACCGGATTGCTGTCAGCGGGGCACAGCGAGTCGAAACGCTCGTCACTCACATCGCAGCGTGGAAACTCGGTGCCGTCTCGGTTCCGTTGAGCGTCCTCCTCGGCCCGGATGCGCTGTCGTTTCGCCTTGAGGACAGCGAGACAGTGGCATTCGTCGCCCACGACGATAGTCTCGAGGCGCTTCGGACCGTTGCCCCCGATATCGGGGCGCTCGAAACTACGCTCGTCGTCGGTGACGAGTCACCGACCGACGAGGAGACGGCGTTCTGGGATGCACTCGAGGGGCAGCCATCGACGTTCGAGACCGTTTCGACGCCGGCCGACGATCCGGCGATGATGCTCTACACGAGCGGGACGACGGGGAACCCGAAGGGCGTGGTACATCCCCACCGCAGCATGCTGGGCGCGCTGCCGGCGGTGTTGCTCGGTCAGTACAACCTGCAGGTGCGCGAGGACGACGTCAACCGAACCGTCGTCGAGTGGTCGTGGATCGGATCGCTGTACCTCAGCCTGTACCCGGCGCTGTACTTCGGAACGCCGACGGTTATCGACGCGGGCGGCGAATTCGATCCGGCGCGGGAGTTCGAACTGATCGATCGGTTCGACGTGACGACGACCGGTGGCCCGGCGACCGCGCTTCGGCTGTTGATCCAGTCGGACAGTGCCGATCGGTTCGATCTCTCGAGCGTTCGCGTCATCGTTCAGGGTGGCGAGGCCCTCGATCGAGACACGGCAACGCGATTGACCGACGTTTTCGAGAACGCCGTCGTACACGAGGTGTACGGGCAGACAGAGGCCTTGCAGTTCGTCGCCGACTGCACGGCACTCGGGGTCGACCACGAATTCGGTAAGATGGGCAAGGTCGCCCCCGGACACACCGTCCGGATTCAGGATCCCGAAACCGGCGAACCCGTAGCGCGCGGGGAAGTCGGTGAGATTGCACTCGAGTACGACGGCAACCCGATGTGCTTCGATGGCTACTGGAAGCGTCCGGACGCGACCGCCGAAAAGGTGCAAGACGGCTGGTTGCGAACCGAGGATCTGGGCGTGCTCTCTGAGGACGGCTACCTCTCCTTTCGGAGTCGAACTGACGACGTCATCATCAGTTCCGGCTACAAGATCGGCCCGACGGAAATCGAGGAGTGTCTGGCCGAACACGACGCGGTTGCTTCCTCGGGCGTTATCGGCGTGCCCCACGAAACGCGGGGAGAAATCCCCAAAGCGTTCGTGGTGCTCACCGACGACGCCGACGCGTCCGATTCGATGCGAGAGACACTCCAAGACCACGTCCGCTCACGGCTGGCGAAGTACCAGTACCCCCGTGAGATCGAGTTTGCCGACGAACTTCCGAAGACATCGACGGGCAAGGTCCGCCGTCTCGACTTGCGTAAGCGAGACGGACTCGCGTCGTCCTGA
- a CDS encoding ABC transporter substrate-binding protein gives MTQINKRQGSDDGRGTTRRRVLQTGAVVSGIGLAGCMGGGDDTLRYISRGGTTQDAEREMFEEWSEDSGIDVQHQEAADDTEMINLIAENPGEFDFTNPAQFGLALERIEHDGELFDEIDTGEIPNYEENVQDQWKEAPPIDGEDDAIFYYMSSQGIGYNQEHVDEITSWDDLKDDDLAGHVALFGSPPTRFGNCCAALEYDVGEVFEDEDMFEDVFDEMEEQNEYVFNYWDAGDQFMQWMREDQAYACSAWGGRVQVLNEEGMDTEFVIPDEGAVAHTNYFVMTQESENQEHVYDLLDWLYEPDRAVELSTSHNYPMAMEDPSDELTELFEYVEDPDDLLWIDWDSMIPNLDEITERVNDVMAG, from the coding sequence ATGACACAGATTAACAAGAGACAGGGTTCCGACGACGGGCGGGGAACGACTCGGCGACGGGTCCTGCAAACGGGTGCGGTAGTTTCAGGGATTGGCCTTGCCGGCTGTATGGGCGGTGGCGACGACACGCTTCGGTACATCAGTCGCGGTGGGACGACTCAAGACGCCGAGCGAGAGATGTTCGAAGAGTGGAGCGAAGACAGTGGAATCGATGTCCAACACCAGGAAGCGGCCGACGACACCGAGATGATCAATCTCATCGCGGAAAATCCGGGTGAGTTCGACTTTACGAACCCGGCGCAGTTCGGACTGGCGCTAGAGCGAATCGAACACGACGGCGAACTGTTCGATGAAATCGATACTGGCGAGATTCCAAACTACGAGGAAAACGTTCAGGACCAGTGGAAGGAGGCGCCGCCGATCGATGGAGAAGACGACGCGATATTCTATTACATGTCCTCTCAAGGGATCGGCTACAATCAGGAGCACGTCGACGAGATCACGTCCTGGGACGATCTCAAAGACGACGATCTCGCGGGCCACGTCGCGCTGTTCGGATCGCCGCCGACTCGGTTCGGGAACTGTTGTGCTGCGCTCGAGTACGACGTCGGCGAAGTCTTCGAAGACGAGGATATGTTCGAGGACGTCTTCGACGAAATGGAAGAACAAAACGAGTACGTCTTCAATTACTGGGACGCCGGTGACCAGTTCATGCAGTGGATGCGAGAGGATCAGGCCTACGCGTGCTCGGCGTGGGGCGGGCGTGTCCAGGTGTTAAACGAGGAAGGGATGGACACTGAGTTCGTCATCCCCGACGAAGGCGCAGTCGCCCACACGAACTACTTCGTGATGACTCAAGAGAGCGAGAACCAAGAACACGTCTACGACCTCCTGGACTGGCTCTACGAACCAGATAGAGCCGTCGAGTTGAGCACCAGCCACAACTACCCGATGGCCATGGAAGATCCGTCGGACGAGTTGACGGAGCTATTCGAGTACGTCGAGGATCCTGACGACCTCCTCTGGATCGACTGGGACTCGATGATTCCGAACCTGGATGAGATTACGGAGCGGGTCAACGACGTGATGGCAGGGTGA
- a CDS encoding class I adenylate-forming enzyme family protein, with protein MSGLTVGHVARRNARKFPDQEATIHRSDGRRVSSYTYEEFETRVNRVANGLSTLGVGAGDTVALYMKNNVETLECFVGAMLIGARPVAVNHRFKGSEVRYVLDDSDPTVAILDSFGAETISEIHDDPLVPVETFLSVGEQPPQFTTPYEQFLEDASDAAIDIVPDRRDQAALMYTSGTTGRPKGCRFTHDTLLSLATDGVYEGDHLEPGNRHLIVTPLFHVGAFVPFVTNLYVGGTTVVTDGFDPERVLQLLEDESINSSYFVPTQSRRLLSVDDVDAYDLSALESYGTGAAPSGAELKRDVMKTFGTDLVESFGQTEALATRLPPERTIEKADSVGRPSLNLEMKVVDDDGNRLPPGEVGRAAYSGPTVFDGYHNMPEKTDEVFDDGWFVSDDRIERDEEGFVYFVGRADDMIVSGGENVHPAEIEEVIYEHPAVDEVAVIGVPDETWGERIKAVVVPDADATELQAADIISHVEERIAGYKKPRAVEFRSELPRNPTGKVLKTELE; from the coding sequence ATGAGCGGCTTGACAGTCGGCCACGTGGCACGGCGAAACGCGCGGAAGTTTCCGGATCAGGAGGCCACGATCCATCGTTCCGACGGACGACGGGTCAGTTCGTACACCTACGAGGAGTTCGAAACGCGCGTGAATCGTGTTGCAAACGGCCTCTCGACTCTCGGTGTCGGTGCCGGTGATACGGTCGCGCTGTACATGAAGAACAACGTCGAGACCCTCGAGTGTTTCGTCGGCGCGATGCTGATCGGTGCGCGGCCGGTCGCGGTTAACCACCGGTTCAAGGGATCGGAGGTGCGCTACGTCCTCGACGATAGCGACCCCACGGTCGCGATACTCGACTCCTTCGGCGCGGAGACGATTTCCGAGATTCACGACGACCCCCTCGTTCCGGTCGAGACGTTTCTCTCCGTCGGCGAGCAGCCACCGCAGTTCACCACACCGTACGAACAATTCCTCGAGGACGCGTCGGACGCCGCGATCGACATCGTTCCGGACCGTCGCGACCAGGCCGCGCTCATGTACACGAGCGGGACGACCGGCCGACCGAAGGGCTGTCGCTTCACCCACGACACCCTCCTGTCCCTCGCGACCGATGGCGTCTACGAAGGTGACCACCTCGAGCCCGGCAATCGCCACCTCATCGTCACGCCGTTGTTTCACGTCGGTGCGTTCGTGCCCTTCGTCACCAACCTCTACGTCGGCGGGACGACGGTGGTCACCGACGGCTTCGATCCGGAGCGCGTCCTGCAACTGCTCGAGGACGAGTCGATCAACTCCTCGTACTTCGTGCCGACTCAGAGTCGGCGGCTCCTGTCGGTCGACGACGTCGACGCGTACGATCTCTCGGCGCTCGAGAGCTACGGAACCGGCGCTGCGCCGTCGGGCGCGGAACTCAAACGCGACGTCATGAAGACCTTCGGGACGGACCTCGTCGAGAGCTTCGGACAGACCGAAGCGTTAGCGACCCGCCTCCCGCCCGAGCGGACGATCGAGAAGGCCGACAGCGTCGGCCGTCCATCGTTGAACCTCGAGATGAAGGTCGTCGACGATGACGGAAATCGCCTTCCCCCCGGTGAAGTCGGTCGCGCGGCGTACAGCGGTCCCACCGTCTTCGACGGCTACCACAACATGCCCGAGAAGACCGACGAGGTATTCGACGACGGCTGGTTCGTCTCGGACGACCGCATCGAGCGAGACGAAGAGGGGTTCGTCTACTTCGTCGGGCGGGCGGACGACATGATCGTTTCCGGGGGCGAGAACGTCCATCCAGCCGAAATCGAGGAAGTCATTTACGAACACCCCGCCGTCGACGAGGTCGCGGTGATCGGCGTCCCTGACGAGACGTGGGGCGAACGGATCAAGGCAGTCGTCGTTCCGGACGCTGATGCGACGGAACTCCAAGCAGCGGATATTATCTCTCACGTCGAAGAACGGATTGCCGGCTACAAGAAGCCTCGAGCGGTCGAATTCAGGTCCGAACTCCCGCGGAATCCGACCGGAAAGGTGCTCAAAACGGAACTCGAGTGA
- a CDS encoding ABC transporter substrate-binding protein, whose product MVDDTIQQPTRRHVLQTGSVVAGAAVAGCLGGGDDDTLGYISRGGITQDAERELFEAWSADSGIDVTHQEVADDTEMVELIAANPDDFDFVNLVSWAYELNRLEHDEALFAEIDVEQIPNYDNVADAWQSAPLVEDNPYGIFYYISTQGLIYNTEQADISSWEEMKDDEYDGELTLQDSAVSRFGNSCASLGYDIAEAANDDDLYEDAVAEMEAQHENVFTYWTAGDEFMRLLREEQAAVSEGWGGRAENLQEDGYPVEYVIPEEGCITWSTAFSIVEESDMKEEVYDLLDFIYERENAVELAQTHKYPVPLEDPPEEITERAEYTEDPDDLVWIDWSDIVPLQEDLEQRHNEIQS is encoded by the coding sequence ATGGTAGATGATACCATTCAACAGCCAACGAGACGACACGTTCTCCAGACGGGCAGCGTCGTCGCGGGAGCCGCCGTTGCGGGGTGTCTCGGGGGCGGTGACGACGACACGCTCGGATACATTAGCCGCGGTGGAATCACGCAGGACGCCGAGCGCGAACTGTTCGAAGCGTGGAGCGCAGACAGCGGGATCGACGTCACACACCAAGAAGTGGCGGACGACACCGAGATGGTCGAACTCATCGCCGCAAACCCTGACGACTTCGATTTCGTGAACCTGGTATCGTGGGCGTACGAACTCAACCGACTCGAGCACGACGAGGCACTCTTCGCGGAGATTGACGTCGAGCAGATTCCGAACTACGACAACGTAGCTGACGCCTGGCAGTCTGCGCCGCTCGTCGAGGACAACCCATACGGGATTTTTTACTACATCTCGACGCAGGGGTTGATCTACAATACCGAGCAGGCCGACATCTCGTCGTGGGAAGAGATGAAAGACGACGAGTACGACGGCGAGTTGACGCTCCAGGACAGCGCTGTCTCGCGGTTCGGAAACTCGTGTGCGAGCCTCGGGTACGACATCGCGGAGGCCGCGAACGACGACGACCTCTACGAGGACGCCGTCGCAGAGATGGAAGCCCAACACGAGAACGTGTTCACCTACTGGACCGCCGGCGACGAGTTCATGCGGTTGCTCCGAGAGGAACAGGCCGCCGTTTCCGAAGGGTGGGGCGGACGTGCGGAGAATCTTCAGGAGGACGGCTACCCGGTCGAGTACGTTATACCAGAGGAGGGGTGTATCACGTGGTCGACCGCGTTCTCCATCGTCGAAGAAAGCGACATGAAGGAGGAGGTGTACGATCTTCTCGACTTCATCTACGAACGCGAGAACGCCGTCGAACTGGCACAAACTCACAAATATCCCGTTCCGCTCGAGGACCCTCCCGAAGAGATCACCGAACGTGCCGAGTACACCGAAGACCCGGACGACCTCGTCTGGATCGACTGGTCTGACATCGTTCCGTTACAAGAGGACTTAGAGCAACGGCACAACGAAATTCAGAGTTGA
- a CDS encoding acyl-CoA dehydrogenase family protein has translation MEISPSEELQSYIDDLDEFIETEIEPLEEEHIQYFDERREHARTDWESGGEPDEEWVELLQEMRERADEAGFFRFALPEEVGGDDGSNFAMAVIREHLANKGIGLHNVLQNEASVVGNTVFPQILLRFGTDEQQAMIEDVIAGETGVAFGLTEPDHGSDATWMDTTAEKDGDEWVINGAKRWNSGMHAAEYDLVFARTSGEDGDADGITAFLVPTDTDGFEVDYFWWTFNMPTDHAEVSIDDARVPDSAILGEEGQGLHIAQFFVHENRIRQAAASLGAAQFCIDEAVDYANERETWGKPLSTRQAIQFPLAELHTEAEMLRNTIRKTARLLDDEGEMVTESGSSISQLVAMCNYKANDLVCRAADRAMQVHGGVGYSRHKPFEHIYRHHRRYRITEGSEEIQKRRVAGHLFDFI, from the coding sequence ATGGAGATTAGCCCATCCGAAGAGCTACAATCATACATAGACGACCTCGACGAATTCATCGAGACCGAAATCGAGCCACTCGAGGAAGAACACATCCAGTACTTCGACGAACGTCGGGAACATGCGCGTACCGACTGGGAGTCGGGTGGTGAACCCGACGAAGAGTGGGTAGAACTCCTCCAGGAGATGCGAGAGCGCGCGGACGAGGCGGGATTCTTCCGGTTCGCGCTTCCCGAGGAAGTCGGCGGTGACGACGGCTCGAACTTCGCGATGGCAGTGATTCGGGAGCATCTGGCCAACAAGGGGATCGGCTTGCACAACGTCCTCCAAAACGAGGCGTCGGTCGTCGGCAATACCGTGTTCCCCCAGATTCTGCTTCGCTTCGGAACTGACGAACAACAGGCGATGATCGAGGACGTCATCGCCGGCGAGACGGGTGTCGCCTTCGGACTCACCGAACCCGACCACGGTAGCGACGCGACGTGGATGGATACGACCGCCGAGAAAGACGGCGACGAGTGGGTCATCAACGGCGCGAAACGCTGGAACAGCGGGATGCACGCCGCGGAGTACGACCTCGTGTTCGCCCGGACCAGCGGCGAGGACGGTGACGCCGACGGTATCACGGCATTTTTGGTGCCGACAGACACCGACGGATTCGAAGTCGACTACTTCTGGTGGACGTTCAACATGCCGACCGACCACGCCGAAGTGTCGATCGACGACGCTCGAGTGCCGGATTCGGCGATCCTCGGCGAGGAAGGACAAGGGCTCCACATCGCGCAGTTTTTCGTCCACGAAAACCGTATCCGACAGGCCGCGGCGAGTCTCGGTGCCGCGCAGTTCTGTATCGACGAGGCCGTCGACTACGCGAACGAACGGGAGACGTGGGGGAAACCGCTCTCGACGCGACAGGCCATCCAGTTCCCGCTCGCGGAACTGCACACGGAAGCGGAGATGCTCCGCAATACGATCCGAAAGACGGCCCGCCTCCTGGACGACGAAGGCGAGATGGTGACCGAGTCGGGGTCCTCGATCAGCCAACTCGTCGCGATGTGTAACTACAAGGCGAACGACCTCGTCTGTCGAGCAGCAGACCGCGCGATGCAGGTCCACGGTGGCGTCGGATACAGTCGGCACAAGCCGTTCGAACATATCTATCGCCACCACCGGCGCTACCGCATCACGGAGGGTTCCGAAGAAATTCAAAAACGTCGCGTCGCCGGCCATCTCTTCGACTTCATCTGA
- a CDS encoding SDR family NAD(P)-dependent oxidoreductase, with amino-acid sequence MTLSQFSVDGQTAVVTGSSSGIGKAIVERFADDGANVVVTSREAANVEPVADEINESDAPGEALALECDVTDRGAVEELVRTTVDEFGSLDILVNNAGASFQASPAEISENGWKTIVDINLHGTFHCSQVAYEQMSADGGGQIINVASLAGQRGSKNMSHYGAAKAAVINYTTSVAADWSEDDVWVNCIAPGLVATEGVRTQMGIDGDADAIDRSSADRTIGRPEEVADLAQFLASPASSYIVGETVTIKGVPRLEE; translated from the coding sequence ATGACGCTCTCGCAGTTCAGCGTCGATGGCCAGACGGCCGTCGTCACGGGCTCCTCGAGCGGGATCGGGAAGGCGATCGTCGAACGCTTCGCCGACGACGGCGCGAACGTCGTCGTCACCTCGAGAGAAGCGGCCAACGTCGAACCGGTCGCCGACGAAATCAACGAGAGCGATGCCCCCGGCGAGGCGCTCGCACTCGAGTGTGACGTCACGGACCGTGGTGCCGTCGAGGAGCTCGTGCGGACGACCGTCGACGAGTTCGGCAGCCTCGATATTCTCGTTAACAACGCCGGCGCGAGCTTTCAGGCGTCGCCCGCCGAAATCAGCGAGAACGGCTGGAAGACGATCGTCGACATCAACCTCCACGGGACGTTCCACTGCTCGCAGGTCGCCTACGAACAGATGAGTGCCGACGGTGGCGGCCAGATAATCAACGTCGCGAGCCTCGCCGGCCAGCGCGGCTCGAAGAACATGAGCCACTACGGCGCAGCCAAAGCGGCCGTCATCAACTACACGACCTCGGTCGCGGCCGACTGGTCGGAAGACGACGTGTGGGTCAACTGCATTGCTCCGGGTCTCGTTGCGACGGAGGGTGTTCGAACACAGATGGGAATCGACGGAGATGCGGACGCGATCGATCGCTCGAGCGCCGACCGGACGATCGGTCGCCCCGAGGAGGTCGCCGATCTCGCCCAGTTCCTCGCCAGTCCGGCATCGTCGTACATCGTCGGCGAGACGGTCACGATAAAGGGTGTCCCACGACTCGAGGAGTAA
- a CDS encoding phosphotransferase family protein, with protein sequence MSDDQTDYFDRLVDLDALEAFLAGHLGSADVFEVDRHPGGHSNETLFITWDDRNLVVRRPPPGETADTAHDVIREYTVLEALQETAVPVPTTVVATEDHDIIGSDFYVMEKREGVVIRDDEPNQFATPTDRTRLGTEMIDTLAAIHTVDYETVGLEEFGRPDGFTQRQVDRWEQQYEWAFEVTAEAREIPAVHELTEWLQANVPSDHPHTLVHGDYKLDNVMFGTAGERNAAANERSSDAREQPPELEAVLDWEMSTIGDPFTDLGWLLSYWPDEDDATTKVGTAGDAEYLLREGYHSRAELVERYEQATGYRFENDRFYRALAYYKLGGIGEMFFRRHLEGNADDDHYPIMEERVPEMARRALQIIDGEG encoded by the coding sequence ATGTCCGACGACCAGACTGATTACTTCGACCGACTCGTTGATCTCGACGCCCTCGAGGCGTTTTTGGCAGGCCATCTCGGCTCGGCCGACGTCTTCGAGGTCGACCGCCACCCGGGAGGCCATTCGAACGAGACGCTCTTCATCACGTGGGACGACCGAAATCTCGTTGTACGTCGCCCTCCACCAGGTGAGACGGCCGATACGGCACACGATGTGATCCGTGAGTACACGGTCCTCGAAGCGCTTCAGGAGACCGCGGTTCCCGTCCCGACGACGGTCGTCGCGACCGAAGACCACGACATCATTGGCTCTGATTTCTACGTGATGGAGAAACGGGAGGGAGTCGTCATCCGCGACGACGAACCCAATCAGTTCGCTACGCCGACGGATCGAACGCGGTTGGGAACCGAGATGATCGACACGCTCGCTGCGATTCACACTGTCGACTACGAGACGGTCGGACTCGAGGAATTTGGCCGTCCAGACGGATTTACGCAGCGACAGGTCGACCGCTGGGAACAGCAGTACGAGTGGGCGTTCGAGGTGACGGCCGAGGCACGCGAGATTCCTGCGGTTCACGAGCTAACCGAGTGGTTACAGGCAAACGTCCCATCGGATCATCCACACACGCTGGTTCACGGCGACTACAAGCTCGATAACGTGATGTTCGGGACGGCCGGGGAACGCAACGCAGCCGCGAACGAGCGATCGAGTGATGCCCGCGAGCAACCGCCGGAACTCGAGGCCGTGCTCGACTGGGAGATGTCGACGATCGGTGACCCGTTTACCGATCTCGGCTGGCTCCTCTCGTACTGGCCCGACGAGGACGATGCCACGACGAAAGTCGGCACCGCCGGCGACGCCGAGTATCTGCTCCGAGAGGGGTATCACTCGCGAGCGGAACTCGTCGAGCGCTACGAGCAGGCGACCGGCTATCGCTTCGAGAACGATCGCTTCTATCGCGCGTTGGCCTACTACAAGCTGGGCGGGATCGGCGAGATGTTCTTTCGTCGCCACCTCGAGGGCAACGCCGACGACGACCACTATCCAATCATGGAAGAGCGGGTTCCAGAAATGGCTCGACGGGCACTGCAAATTATCGACGGCGAGGGCTAA
- a CDS encoding MBL fold metallo-hydrolase, translating to MADSDRTPASGIERRVHRFEFTVEWPPGHAAAYLLEGDETVLVDAGMPGDDARSELSAGLATSRHNLDVDHLLLTHAHRDHIGQVRTLLENGSPTVYAPRQIAERFQRDVETIATATRTNLVEAGVGEDVLDTAADRLVGFHRTIRELLPLEAVDVWLDHGTPVDVGPLTVEPIHAPGHHVSQYCYRTELDGERALFSGDVAMEPFRAPALLVNFDDGVRESVTTFLESLHRLTSSVVDRVYPGHGPVHAEYDAMVARSIADIEARLEETVDAVSANGTTAFDLAYERTGRTHDIERLLVETVGMLSHLETEGRIESTLEDGVRYYFPV from the coding sequence ATGGCAGATTCCGATCGAACGCCCGCGAGTGGGATCGAGCGACGGGTGCATCGATTCGAGTTTACGGTCGAATGGCCCCCGGGACACGCGGCGGCATACCTCCTCGAGGGTGACGAAACGGTCCTCGTCGACGCGGGGATGCCCGGCGACGACGCCAGAAGTGAGCTTTCCGCCGGCTTAGCCACCTCTCGGCACAACCTCGACGTCGATCACCTCTTGCTCACCCACGCACACAGAGACCACATCGGACAGGTTCGGACGCTACTCGAGAACGGATCGCCGACCGTGTACGCGCCACGACAGATCGCAGAGCGATTCCAACGAGACGTAGAGACGATTGCGACGGCGACCCGGACGAACCTCGTCGAGGCCGGCGTCGGCGAGGACGTACTCGACACTGCAGCCGACCGCCTCGTCGGATTTCATCGAACCATCCGGGAGCTACTGCCCCTCGAGGCGGTCGACGTCTGGCTCGACCACGGCACGCCCGTCGACGTCGGCCCGCTTACAGTCGAGCCGATCCACGCGCCGGGCCATCACGTCTCGCAGTACTGCTACCGAACGGAACTCGACGGCGAGCGTGCGCTGTTCTCCGGCGACGTCGCGATGGAACCGTTTCGCGCGCCGGCGCTGCTCGTCAACTTCGACGACGGCGTTCGCGAATCGGTCACGACCTTCCTCGAGTCGTTACACCGCCTCACGTCGTCCGTCGTCGATCGCGTCTATCCCGGCCACGGCCCGGTACACGCCGAGTACGACGCCATGGTCGCGCGATCGATCGCAGATATCGAGGCGCGTCTCGAGGAGACCGTCGATGCAGTTTCGGCGAACGGCACGACGGCGTTCGACCTCGCGTACGAACGAACGGGACGGACGCACGATATCGAACGCTTGCTCGTCGAAACGGTCGGCATGCTCTCTCACCTCGAGACGGAGGGGCGTATCGAATCGACGCTCGAGGACGGCGTTCGATACTATTTTCCGGTGTAA
- a CDS encoding phosphotransferase family protein: MTLEVDDITGELAAYLSGRLADDDVTVTDLERHTEGWSRQTMSFTATWTDDGTERSERLVARVDPSYEEDRTLDYRNDIQTEFETMQSVYEADVDVPVPETHWFEADQSVLGGPFFLVGHRPGTAPVTWNPRDRQSLYDSWDRDGKPVPNQFVDVIANIHELDGDDVPCLETKAPQTVVDETLALQRRSFEEMNLVNEPAVNEVIRWLEANKPAVPETTLVHGDLRVGNMLLHEESISAVLDWEMSAISDPMFDLAYCSLKYFAGKLVDPIERPNLAGSIVDREWFYDEYEKRTGRTVDPERLRYWQVFGAFRMMNSGVSGAYRYHTGESDDVRTAWFQYIIPGLIEDMLDLIEADRT, encoded by the coding sequence GTGACACTCGAGGTCGACGACATCACGGGCGAACTCGCAGCGTATCTCTCGGGTCGGTTGGCCGACGACGACGTAACGGTGACCGACCTCGAGCGCCACACGGAGGGATGGTCTCGACAAACGATGTCGTTCACGGCTACCTGGACGGACGACGGCACCGAGCGATCGGAGCGACTCGTCGCACGCGTCGATCCGAGCTACGAGGAGGATCGAACGCTCGATTACCGCAACGATATCCAGACCGAGTTCGAGACGATGCAGTCGGTGTACGAAGCCGACGTCGACGTTCCCGTTCCGGAGACGCACTGGTTCGAAGCCGACCAGTCGGTCCTCGGCGGTCCGTTTTTCCTGGTCGGCCACCGACCCGGGACGGCACCGGTCACCTGGAACCCGCGCGACCGCCAGTCACTGTACGACTCCTGGGATCGCGATGGCAAGCCCGTGCCGAACCAGTTCGTCGACGTCATCGCGAACATCCACGAACTCGATGGCGACGACGTCCCCTGTCTCGAGACGAAAGCCCCCCAGACGGTCGTCGACGAGACGCTCGCGTTGCAGCGACGAAGTTTCGAGGAGATGAACCTCGTCAACGAGCCGGCGGTGAACGAAGTCATCAGGTGGCTCGAGGCGAACAAGCCAGCGGTCCCCGAAACGACGCTCGTCCACGGTGATTTACGCGTTGGAAATATGTTGCTCCACGAGGAGTCGATTTCCGCCGTGCTCGATTGGGAGATGTCGGCCATCAGCGACCCGATGTTCGATCTGGCCTACTGCTCGCTGAAGTATTTTGCCGGAAAACTCGTCGATCCGATCGAGCGACCGAACCTGGCGGGTTCGATCGTCGACCGCGAGTGGTTCTACGACGAGTACGAGAAGCGAACCGGCCGGACGGTCGACCCGGAACGCCTGCGCTACTGGCAGGTTTTCGGTGCGTTCCGAATGATGAATAGCGGTGTCAGCGGTGCCTACCGGTACCACACTGGCGAGAGTGACGACGTTCGAACTGCGTGGTTCCAGTACATCATTCCCGGGCTGATCGAGGATATGCTCGATCTGATCGAAGCCGATCGAACCTGA